In the Glycine max cultivar Williams 82 chromosome 6, Glycine_max_v4.0, whole genome shotgun sequence genome, AACACAGTATCTAAGAACTACTACATTTATGAACTTTGCATTTaccataaaataaattgaacacAAAAATAACATGTGCCACTCAACAGATTGAAATTTGCTAGCTGTGACTATGAGTCTCATCACAATTCTGAGCGCAATATGAAGAAAATGACTTTAAGAAATGtaactttaagaaatttgtaCTCATGAATCAAAGTGATGCATCATATTTGTCTTAATTATAACACAAACATTACCTTTTCAATCATACCGAGGTAGCTGCCACGAATGTTGCTATCCAAACCACTAGATTCATCACTTGTAAATTCCCAGACATTCATCTCATATATAacaagatctttctgtattagCAGCcacaaaaatgatgaaaatggaAGAGCATTAGACTTCATTCAGCCAGAACCATATCCTCAGTGAAATGAAGACTAGACATCAAGTATAATAGCATACAAAGCAAAGGCAAGATCTAGCTATAGACATAACACAAATCAGCTTGTAAGAAGCCTTGATCTAGGaaaaatattgtaataaatataaCTTATAACAACCAATTGTGCAGGAAAAATACCTCAGAAATATTTGGAAGCTTGTAATTTTCTCCCCAGTCAAAAGGCAAGCTATCAAAATCATATGTGCCAAGAAACTTAGACAACTTCATGCTAATATCCCCGAAATATCTTCGACCTTCAACTAGTTTCGCATAAGGATCAACAAGCACAATGCTGCTATCAAATCGATGCCCCTTACCCCGGTCTTTGTATGTCCAATCCTTTATCAATACACTTGAATCACTAAGAAACACACATTACAAATGATATTCAACTGTTAACAAACCCTACTAACCTAGCACACAACAAATTCGTAAGCACTCACATCCAATAAAAGCCGTATTACTATAATTCTAGCTTGTGAAAGAAAGATTATACAACACAACATAAAGGGCATAGTGATGCACAATTGCACACACTCAATAACAGAAACTCCCTATAACAGCAAACAAAAATCCCACCACAAGCATACACACAGTCATTTCAACATACATTCAAACAATAACAATGCATATCCTCAACTCCGCACCAAAATTCTCTTCACATTACCTCATCCTAAACTTTCAATTGATTACTTTTATAAGCTGTATAAGTAAGCATACACAAAACacccaacaacaaaaaaacaaaatcaacattgtaagagaattaaaattaagaaactaaCCTGAAATGGTAATGCCCATGGCCATGCTTAACCCCCCACTTAAACTCCCCAACATACCGACTCCCATCCTCGCACGTGTGAACCCCACACCCGTGGCTCTGTCCATTAGACCACTCTCCAGCATACACATCCCCGGTGTAAAACCTATACACCCCAAACTCGTGCCTCAGCCCCTGCCAGTAACACCCGCGGTAGCGGCTCCCATGCGCCCATGTTTCCACCCCATACCCATCGTACTTTCCATCTACCCAATCACCCTCGTACCTCCCGCTCCTGCTGTAATAATACACCCCTCTTCCCGAACACTTCCCTCGATGAAACTCCCCTTCGTAAACGTCTCCGTTCCCGAACACCTGCACCCAGCACCGGTGATATAAGATTGCCTTGGCGGTTGAAAAGAGAAAACAGAAGAGAGACATCGTGGGTTCGAAGGTTCAAAGGATTCGAATccctcccactaacaaactaacaactaacattggccggatagaaaacaacaaaagaaagaaagggaaaacaACAAAAGCTACTACTAAGACTGTGTTTAGATAAGCTATTCTAGGGGGGAGGGAGAGCTTTTTTTAGTtgatttctaatagaactaggTCTTgatagagaagaaaataaacaaagtaGATGAAGTGATAGAAATGTGTATTATCTTCAGTTCCGAGGGAGCCATGTGGTCCTTCCTCTTCACCTCAATCGCCTCCTACCTCTTCCTCTCAATCCTCCTccacctctctctttctctcctctttcGCCGTTGTCAAATCCCTCTTGGGCCATTCCCCGCCGTCCACAGCCTCTCCATGTCCCTCATCTCCGTCACGATCTTTGCTGGCATCTTCCTCTCTGTCACAGCCGAGATCCACGGAACGCGGTGGTTCTGGCGGCGCTCCAAAACCCCCTTACAGTGGCTCCTCAATGGGGGACAGCTGAGGCTACGGGAGCTTCGAGAGGAAGAGGAGTAGGAGGGGGAAGAGGATTTGGAGCACGAGGGAGAACAGGACCGAGAGCGACAGGAGGAATGGGAGTCGAAGGGGGAAGAGGAACCAGAGGAGGAGCCGGAAACGGAATCGGAGGGGGAGCCACGACTTTACCCAGGTTTCGCCATAGTTGTAGCAGAGAGAAAGGAACGAAAGAAACCCTCCTGAAACCTAaggagtgaaaatgaaaaaataaaaaaatcaaaatatgatgAATTTAAAGACGGGTGCTAACTAAAACCGCAGTAATCATGTTACAaacaaagacggtttttataAAATCGCTTTTGAAACATTCAAAACAAAGGCGGTTTTATAAAACCGcagttaatttctttaaaaagttGGTTTAAATAACGAAAATGCCACTGCATGCTTTACTACATCGGTCtccaataaccgatgtagatttAACGATGTTGAATGACCAATTTGTAGTAGTGTTTATGCTGAAGAAAATACGATCAATTCAATTTCGAACTACTTCTTTCTTTAAACATAAACTACACAATACATATGAGGATAGTTTTACCGAATCATTTAAACTATAACTATGTTAATAAAAGGGTACCCACATTAACTTCCAAAaggttataaatttataatctttGTTACCGAAGAGACAAATTCGTCTTTCTCAAGAGATAACATAAATGCTTATAATCTACAtattaatttcaaaacaaatatcAGATAAAGCAGAAGAAGGACAATATGGCAAAGCGAAATGAGTGTATCTTTAGTGGCAGAGACGGATTTagtatatacatattttaaaattaattagtataaaattatataaaattaatttttatgtatgtttttataaaattgtatgccgttattataataatgattaaaattaattagtgtaaaattagttgtatttattgtttttattataatgtgTAAAGtgataactaatataaaattgtataaaactAATTgtgtatttgttgttattatcatttaatataaatattaattttaattttatgtataaaaataataattttctttaaaagtaagacatttaaataattataaaaaaataattcccaTTTTTGGATCCGTTACTGTTTAGGTACCATGCCCACAGGATCGATCAGAACATTAGTTTGACCAAAGATAAGAATAAATATTCATGCATATAGCATCTGAATTCTAAAGAATAATAGAGTGGAGGATGGAATAGAATCACTTTGGTCGGACTCTATTGAAAGATGATGTTTCTTAAGAGAAAAGGCAACGCTAATTCAGTGTCTAGGTGAACATAATGTTAAAAGCATGTTGACTCGTTATTATCGTTTGTGTCAACCTAAAGTACACTATCCGCATTATATTTCATTGTCAAACTAAAACTCTGCTTTAGTTGTCACTGaggcatttttatttttcattttttctttcttaaaaaagtagtttcattgtaaaaaaaatatctaattacTCAAGGATCAGATTAATTGATCTTTATCCTTTGGGACTCGTTTGGCACGTTGTATTAGACCAAATATGATTATTAATACAACACGGTATCACTTAGCTATTTTGGATAGTATAAGCATAATTTTATGTaagtttatttagaaaaatttaaagattaaatgttacaattaaaataaaaaaaattaaaattaaaaaaactaaaattataattgaacgaataatatattaaaatgatgACTACCCTACAATACAAGATGTGTGAAAATGAGCCACATAAATGAGAATGTTCTTATACATTTTTTCCCTGAATAATCCTGTATATATAATTTCCGTtggtttaagtttaatttttttttaaaataaatattttaataaaaataaatattttttttgttttttaaattgactatttaaattgtttttttaaaatttaaataaacttgctcaatatatatatatatatatatatatatatatatatatatatatatatatatatatatttggacagtttcattttaatatctaatttctaaaatattttagccagattttttttaaagacaaatATATTAcgttaagaaaatgaaaaggattTACATATCTCTTGTACTGTTGTACCGTATGAGCCTATAGTAGAAGACATCCTTACAAAAAATACCTTTAAATACAGATTCCTTCCAAGAAACAACGCTcctttatcaaaaataaaaaatacatttgcaGTTTGATTATAAGTATCACTAAAGGATATGTTAAACGTGAATTTTCATACATtatgttttagtatttttttattttggtatattaagttttactaattttttttattttgatatattaaattttgaaagtttcatattctaatcttttaaattttttaaagttttattttgatttttattttattttttctagtaaCGTTAGAATTCCAtctatgtttaaaattttgatgaaacactaaatatataaataaaataattaatttaaaataattgtggataaaataattaatttattttaaaatttaaaacattaattcaacactaacattttttataaaaaaaaaaaaacaaaagactaaaacgaaacttttaaaaatataaatgtctaaaacataaataaattaaaattttaaaaaatatataagatcgactaaaataaaaatttcaaaaggaataaaaataaaatttttaaaatttaattttcgaaAGTAAAAAAGCActgaaaactaattaataaaaaaatatcatatttaaaaaatgatttatacaacaagaaaaaaaaatattgccaATGATACCCATTGTTATGACGTACATAGCTTTGATCTGCTCTATTGGTCCCATAAATTCTGGTCTGCCACCCCTGAATATAATTCTATTCCATTTTCACTTGCCTCTTCAAGGATGTGGTATTCTTTGTCTTTCACCATGTAATCGTCTtgataagataaataatttttcttactcaaaatattttattttttcaaaaatgttcACGGTTGTTCTCTTTCTTCTATattgacacatttttttttatttcatatactACTACAAAAAcatcattctacatcggttctaaggTATTTTTAAAGATGATTTTGAACCTTCTCTGTAGTCAGTGTCGTAGAATATCAAAATTTTTTACGACGATTCttcaaaaattgtcttagaaaaattatatattctaagacgattttttaaggaaccgtcttaaaaagtgTAGATTTTTTAAGACAGTTGTCtgaagaatcgtcttagaaagtataCATTCTTCagacaaccgtcttagaatatattttttaaatatatatcaaggattctaagacggtttaatgagaaaatcgtcttaaaatgttaacattctaagacggttcaatgacgaatcatcttagaatgtatttttaaaaatatatatatatatattgaagattttaagatggttttctaatagaatcgtcttagaatatattttttaaaaaaatattaaaaaaattgaaatattgtaCTACTTAATCTATAAACacgtttaaatatatattatatttacacaggATTCATGAAGTCaatcacaataaatatatatctatCTATTCTGTCTAAATTTTTACCAATCCAGGCTTATCACAACtataatgcataaaaaaaaactacattgaATATATAGTGATAATTTCATACCCTCACTATTTTTTGTTGTCAAAAGTCACTTTGGTGCTAAGGGCCTGACAAACAATGAAACAAAGAAGAACATTGCTGTAGATAATTTCATACcctcacaaaaaaatagaaatacttGATGGAATGCAAATTAATTTAGGCTCTAGTTGAGTGCAGTTTCgtaataataaaagataagtacaaccacttgaaattttttttatctgctcACTAATAATAATACTACTAGAGTACTACACTTTTGATTCAGGTAGAGCAATAGAACTCACAATTGTAAAAGCACCTTCTATCTCAACACATACatttataatatactttttttaagcaaacttataatatagttaaaatatgtttgttgtggaattaaataaaaagatatataattttcaaatgctTTTCTGGAAATAAAAGAATGTCAGGTGTCATATTTCATAAACATTTAAAGCTACATAACTCACTAAATAACATAATCCTATATTAAAGAGCAtgccaaaaaccatgataaATCAAATACTCATTTCATccttaattataagattaattttagaaatttatttgtatctttttataaaattcttttataatttttaaatatattaattatttttttttacatatcatttcttaattattgtttctctaaatattaatgagaaataATTAAGTAGACAAAgagataagattttttttttttgaaatgatagtaaaaataattgacaaatttaatgtgattaattaaactacttaccttttaaaaaatacgaattagttgaaaaaatcttatatttagagaaacaaacaaatatatatactaattataaattaaaacatagaATAAAGATTGAAAACCATTTTCTCAATGTGAATAGTCTTAGAGCATACAAAACCATAATAATAAACTGATCAAGACCTAAATCTCTCCTCTAATGCATGCACAAAAACACATGCACACACAACAACTAACGCACAATCAAAATTGAGCACATGCACAAGAATTAATGCACGCACACACAGGAAAATCACACGCAATTTCCCAAATTAAATTTACaatcatacaaataaaatacctaacactattagaaaatatgctttctacatcggttatttatgactttcaacatcggttttt is a window encoding:
- the LOC102660280 gene encoding phosphatidylinositol 4-phosphate 5-kinase 7 isoform X1 is translated as MSLFCFLFSTAKAILYHRCWVQVFGNGDVYEGEFHRGKCSGRGVYYYSRSGRYEGDWVDGKYDGYGVETWAHGSRYRGCYWQGLRHEFGVYRFYTGDVYAGEWSNGQSHGCGVHTCEDGSRYVGEFKWGVKHGHGHYHFSDSSVLIKDWTYKDRGKGHRFDSSIVLVDPYAKLVEGRRYFGDISMKLSKFLGTYDFDSLPFDWGENYKLPNISEKDLVIYEMNVWEFTSDESSGLDSNIRGSYLGMIEK
- the LOC102660280 gene encoding radial spoke head 10 homolog B isoform X2, which gives rise to MSLFCFLFSTAKAILYHRCWVQVFGNGDVYEGEFHRGKCSGRGVYYYSRSGRYEGDWVDGKYDGYGVETWAHGSRYRGCYWQGLRHEFGVYRFYTGDVYAGEWSNGQSHGCGVHTCEDGSRYVGEFKWGVKHGHGHYHFSVLIKDWTYKDRGKGHRFDSSIVLVDPYAKLVEGRRYFGDISMKLSKFLGTYDFDSLPFDWGENYKLPNISEKDLVIYEMNVWEFTSDESSGLDSNIRGSYLGMIEK
- the LOC102660280 gene encoding MORN repeat-containing protein 4 isoform X3, whose amino-acid sequence is MSLFCFLFSTAKAILYHRCWVQVFGNGDVYEGEFHRGKCSGRGVYYYSRSGRYEGDWVDGKYDGYGVETWAHGSRYRGCYWQGLRHEFGVYRFYTGDVYAGEWSNGQSHGCGVHTCEDGSRYVGEFKWGVKHGHGHYHFSLPFDWGENYKLPNISEKDLVIYEMNVWEFTSDESSGLDSNIRGSYLGMIEK